A genomic segment from Diospyros lotus cultivar Yz01 chromosome 5, ASM1463336v1, whole genome shotgun sequence encodes:
- the LOC127802116 gene encoding uncharacterized protein LOC127802116, producing MFVSTNYCPEAEAQACRPSGKIRGKKPPPGECNKDNDSDCCVDGKLYTTYKCSPKVSGSTKAVLTLNGFQKGQDGGSPSECDNKYHSDDTPVVALSTGWYNRGNRCLQNITITANGRSVDAMVVDECDSTMGCDDDHDYQPPCNNNIVDASRAVWEALGIPHDNWGELDITWSEACRPSGKIKGKKPPPGECNKDNDSDCCVEGKLYTTYKCSPKVSGSTKAVLTLNGFQKGQDGGSPSECDNKYHSDDTPVVALSTGWYNRGNRCLQNITITANGRSVDAMVVDECDSTMGCDDDHDYQPPCDNNIVDASRAVWEALGIPHGNWGELDITWSDA from the exons ATGTTTGTTTCAACTAAct ACTGTCCAGAAGCTGAGGCACAAGCTTGCAGGCCTAGTGGTAAAATAAGGGGCAAAAAACCTCCTCCCGGAGAGTGCAACAAGGACAACGACTCTGACTGTTGTGTGGATGGAAAGCTCTACACAACTTACAAATGTTCGCCTAAAGTGTCTGGTAGTACCAAGGCTGTTCTTACTCTGAACGGTTTCCAGAAGGGACAAGATGGCGGTTCCCCATCTGAATGCGATAACAAGTACCACTCTGATGATACACCAGTCGTGGCATTGTCAACTGGGTGGTACAATAGAGGGAACAGGTGCCTCCAAAACATCACCATAACTGCCAATGGCCGGAGTGTGGATGCTATGGTTGTCGATGAGTGTGACTCCACCATGGGATGCGATGATGATCATGATTATCAGCCCCCATGCAATAACAACATTGTCGATGCCTCAAGAGCTGTGTGGGAAGCGTTGGGCATACCTCACGACAACTGGGGCGAGTTGGACATTACCTGGTCTG AAGCTTGCAGGCCTAGTGGTAAAATTAAGGGCAAAAAGCCTCCTCCCGGAGAGTGTAACAAGGACAACGATTCTGACTGTTGTGTGGAAGGAAAGCTCTACACAACTTACAAATGTTCGCCTAAAGTGTCTGGTAGTACCAAGGCTGTTCTTACTCTGAATGGTTTCCAGAAGGGACAAGATGGCGGTTCCCCATCTGAATGTGATAACAAGTACCACTCTGATGATACACCAGTCGTGGCATTGTCAACTGGGTGGTACAATAGAGGGAACAGGTGCCTCCAAAACATCACCATAACTGCCAATGGCCGGAGTGTGGATGCTATGGTTGTCGATGAGTGTGACTCCACAATGGGGTGCGATGACGATCATGACTATCAGCCCCCGTGTGATAACAACATTGTCGATGCCTCAAGAGCTGTGTGGGAAGCGTTGGGCATACCTCATGGCAATTGGGGCGAATTGGACATTACCTGGTCAGATGCTTAA